In one window of Bradyrhizobium sp. AZCC 1721 DNA:
- a CDS encoding TetR/AcrR family transcriptional regulator, giving the protein MRPSAKPSVAKSPTTKSRRRVARAAPPKPYHHGDLRRVLIDAALQLVGEGGAEAVSVREAARRAGVSPGAPFRHFPSRDALIQAVAEEAQRRFRAEIEAALAAAPAGNPLGRFRCLGLAYLRWAMRNPTHFEIISSRRLFDHDQSAAIASDNAELIALTEQTLAEAFAAGQLHSADLKQVQIAGRALVYGFARMNIDGHFPRWGVAGPEAERTAEAILDLFIEGIASRPRPA; this is encoded by the coding sequence ATGCGTCCGTCAGCCAAGCCTTCCGTCGCAAAATCCCCCACCACCAAGTCGCGCCGCCGCGTTGCGCGAGCGGCCCCGCCAAAACCCTACCATCACGGCGATCTCCGGCGCGTCCTGATCGACGCCGCGCTGCAACTGGTCGGCGAGGGCGGGGCGGAGGCGGTCAGCGTCCGGGAGGCCGCCCGCCGGGCCGGCGTATCGCCGGGCGCGCCGTTCCGGCATTTTCCGAGCCGCGATGCCCTGATCCAGGCGGTGGCGGAGGAGGCGCAGCGGCGGTTCCGGGCCGAGATCGAGGCAGCGCTTGCCGCGGCACCGGCCGGCAATCCGCTCGGCCGCTTTCGCTGCCTCGGGCTCGCGTATCTGCGCTGGGCGATGCGCAACCCGACCCATTTCGAAATCATTTCGAGCCGCCGCCTGTTCGACCACGACCAGTCGGCCGCCATCGCCAGCGACAATGCCGAACTGATCGCGCTGACCGAGCAAACGCTGGCCGAAGCCTTTGCGGCGGGCCAGCTCCACAGCGCCGACCTCAAGCAGGTGCAGATCGCCGGCCGAGCGCTGGTCTATGGTTTTGCCCGGATGAATATCGACGGCCATTTTCCGCGCTGGGGCGTGGCCGGCCCCGAGGCCGAGCGGACCGCCGAGGCAATACTGGATCTTTTCATCGAGGGGATAGCCAGCCGGCCACGGCCGGCCTGA